From a single Alkalihalophilus pseudofirmus genomic region:
- a CDS encoding ABC transporter ATP-binding protein, which produces MSFIHLQNLTKTYSKAGSPAVNHIDLSIEKGEIITLLGPSGCGKTTTLRMIAGFEQPSNGSIRIDDKVVFDDRSYLPPEKRGIGMVFQDYALFPHLTIEKNVTFGLNKWSTLNKKKRAKEVLELVGLADYAKRFPNELSGGQQQRVALARALAPRPNVVLMDEPFSNLDAGLRERMRYDVTAILRKANTTAIIVTHDQKDAFAVSDRVVVMNQGVIQQIASPRDMYRCPKNCFVAQFVGKTNLLTGTLCEDMKHVETHIGRVCLPSASNQILEDVRVSIRPEGCRLVEDGRYSGRVERVTYSGEYQELEVRLGDDHVTNEPMIVYAPVEQEIEVGSVVSFDIKPELVALVEA; this is translated from the coding sequence ATGAGCTTTATCCACCTTCAAAACTTAACAAAGACGTATTCTAAAGCTGGAAGTCCAGCAGTTAATCATATTGACCTTTCGATTGAAAAGGGTGAAATTATTACTCTGCTTGGTCCGAGTGGGTGCGGGAAGACCACAACGCTTCGTATGATTGCAGGATTTGAACAGCCATCAAACGGGTCTATTCGTATTGACGATAAAGTTGTCTTTGACGACCGTTCATATTTACCACCGGAAAAAAGAGGGATTGGAATGGTGTTCCAAGATTATGCACTATTCCCACACTTAACAATCGAAAAAAACGTAACGTTTGGATTGAATAAATGGAGTACCCTTAATAAAAAGAAGCGTGCTAAAGAAGTACTAGAGCTGGTTGGTTTAGCTGATTATGCTAAGCGTTTTCCTAATGAACTCTCGGGAGGACAGCAGCAACGTGTAGCTCTTGCGCGTGCTCTTGCTCCGCGGCCGAATGTTGTTCTAATGGATGAACCATTTAGTAATCTAGATGCTGGTTTGCGTGAAAGAATGCGGTATGATGTAACAGCTATTCTAAGAAAAGCTAATACTACTGCGATTATTGTAACGCATGATCAAAAAGATGCGTTTGCGGTGTCGGATCGTGTTGTTGTCATGAATCAAGGTGTGATCCAACAAATTGCATCTCCTCGTGATATGTACCGTTGTCCAAAAAACTGTTTTGTTGCGCAATTTGTTGGAAAAACTAACTTATTAACAGGCACGCTTTGTGAGGATATGAAGCATGTAGAAACGCATATTGGACGTGTTTGTCTGCCCTCAGCATCCAATCAAATTCTTGAAGATGTCCGCGTTTCGATTCGACCTGAGGGGTGCCGTTTAGTAGAAGACGGACGTTATTCGGGCCGAGTGGAGCGTGTTACTTACAGTGGTGAGTATCAAGAGCTTGAAGTGCGGCTTGGTGATGATCATGTAACAAATGAGCCGATGATTGTCTATGCCCCTGTAGAGCAAGAGATTGAGGTTGGGTCTGTTGTGTCATTTGATATTAAACCAGAGTTAGTTGCCCTGGTAGAAGCATAA